A stretch of Imperialibacter roseus DNA encodes these proteins:
- a CDS encoding ThuA domain-containing protein, protein MKHPLSIIKSLFLVAFLALTFLSCSKKSGPAKVLVFSKTAGWHHTSIPFGIAAIQKLGVENGFEVDTTTNADYFNEDSLKNYSAVVFLSTTGDVLNHYQQADFERYIQAGGGYMGIHAAADTEYDWPWYGRLVGGYFLDHPGINDKSPNVQEGVLNIVDKSHASTSFLPEKWTKTDEFYSYRNLNPDTHVLMTIDEDSYEGGAKIGNHPMAWYHDYDGGRAYYTALGHTDESYTEDLYLKHILAGIQYAIGDNSELDYSKATSLRAPEENRFTKTMLAEGGVFYEPTEMTILPNFDILIAQRRGEILLYKNSTGKVTEAAKLDVYHQSGVKGVNAEEGVLGIQKDPNFATNNNVFIFYSPKDTSVNRLSRFKFANDKVDLESEVVVLEFYSQRQICCHTGGSIAFDKDGLLYVSAGDNSTPFNEPGGKYVNNGFGPLDDRPGHEQYDARRSSGNANDLRGKIMRIRVKEDGSYEIPEGNLYPVGTEGTRPEIYVQGNRNPYRISVDQKTGFLYWGEVGPDAANDSMEVRGSRGYDELNQARKAGNFGWPMFVGKNYPYREYDYATGKSGELFDPEHPVNNSRNNTGIKELPPVAPPFIWYPYAVSKEFPQVATGGRNAMAGPVYYTDMFPAATRYPDYYNGKLFIYDWIRGWIKAVTMYPNGDYEKMEPFMEHTKFNSLIDMEVGPDGKFYLLEYGNGWFAKNADAALSRVDFNGGNRAPSVEQIAVNKSSGTLPLEVTVTAKASDPERDKLSYTWDFGNGETKQTTVPEVTYTYSKIGDYAITVEASDPAKLTAKSNSISVYAGNAAPDVTISVKGNKSFYFPGKNVEYAVSVSDSDDASEPDMASLFVSADYIESTDQAEATQGHQVISENMIGKNMMNSLDCKACHKEAEKSIGPAYVDVAKRYKDDPDAINKLAQKVMNGGSGVWGETAMAAHPGLSESDAKTIISWVLSLADGGKTTKSLPATGSLKPTLDKKPMDNGSLIIRASYTDKGGANIKPLVGSSTLRLRSSKLDLTKASKLDGYTTMSFNGMNLLLLPNAAGSFSLSKIDLTNVTGADFMTGSQQPMAKGYTFEVRLDAVDGKKIGEASSTSGTSSAAGMNASMFTINFEPVTDGKLHDLYIISKPNDGEDVTGAVVGITLTSK, encoded by the coding sequence ATGAAACACCCTTTGTCTATCATAAAAAGCCTTTTCCTGGTGGCTTTTTTAGCGCTGACTTTCCTTTCCTGCTCAAAAAAATCAGGGCCTGCTAAAGTTTTAGTCTTCAGTAAAACCGCCGGTTGGCACCACACTTCCATTCCTTTTGGCATAGCAGCCATACAAAAACTGGGTGTTGAAAACGGTTTTGAAGTGGATACAACTACCAATGCAGATTACTTCAACGAAGACTCCCTGAAGAACTACTCAGCCGTTGTATTCCTCAGCACCACTGGTGATGTGCTCAATCACTACCAGCAAGCTGATTTTGAAAGATATATCCAGGCCGGCGGAGGTTACATGGGTATTCATGCCGCTGCCGACACTGAATACGACTGGCCATGGTACGGCAGATTGGTGGGCGGCTACTTCCTCGATCACCCAGGCATCAATGACAAGAGCCCCAATGTGCAGGAAGGTGTACTCAACATCGTCGACAAGTCGCACGCAAGCACAAGCTTCTTGCCTGAAAAGTGGACAAAAACGGATGAATTCTATAGCTATAGAAACCTGAACCCCGACACTCATGTGCTAATGACAATTGACGAGGATAGCTACGAGGGCGGAGCGAAAATAGGCAACCACCCGATGGCGTGGTACCACGACTATGACGGAGGCCGTGCCTACTACACAGCCCTGGGCCATACAGATGAGTCCTACACAGAAGACCTCTACCTTAAGCATATACTTGCAGGCATTCAGTACGCCATTGGCGACAACAGCGAACTTGACTACTCAAAAGCAACCAGTCTGAGAGCACCCGAGGAAAACAGGTTCACAAAAACAATGCTTGCTGAAGGTGGTGTTTTTTACGAGCCCACCGAAATGACCATTCTCCCTAACTTTGACATTCTAATTGCGCAGAGAAGGGGTGAAATACTGCTCTATAAAAACAGTACAGGAAAGGTAACCGAGGCGGCTAAGCTTGACGTTTATCATCAGAGCGGCGTGAAGGGAGTGAATGCTGAAGAAGGCGTGTTGGGCATTCAGAAAGACCCCAACTTTGCTACAAACAATAATGTGTTCATTTTCTACAGTCCGAAAGACACTTCGGTCAACAGGCTCTCCCGATTCAAGTTTGCAAATGACAAGGTAGACCTGGAATCAGAAGTCGTTGTACTTGAGTTCTACTCTCAACGCCAAATATGCTGCCACACTGGTGGCTCAATTGCCTTCGACAAAGACGGGCTACTCTATGTTTCGGCTGGTGACAACTCTACACCCTTTAATGAACCAGGTGGCAAATATGTAAACAATGGCTTTGGCCCGCTCGACGACAGACCAGGGCATGAGCAGTATGATGCAAGAAGAAGCTCAGGCAATGCCAATGACCTGCGTGGAAAAATCATGCGTATTCGGGTGAAAGAAGATGGATCTTATGAAATACCTGAAGGCAACCTTTACCCTGTAGGCACTGAAGGTACCCGGCCGGAAATATATGTTCAGGGCAATAGAAACCCCTACAGAATATCAGTCGATCAAAAAACCGGCTTCCTCTATTGGGGCGAAGTAGGACCTGACGCTGCCAACGACAGCATGGAAGTGCGGGGCTCACGTGGTTATGACGAACTGAACCAGGCCCGCAAGGCCGGAAACTTTGGCTGGCCAATGTTTGTAGGTAAAAACTACCCGTACAGGGAATATGACTATGCCACAGGAAAATCGGGTGAATTGTTTGACCCCGAGCATCCGGTGAACAACTCAAGAAACAATACCGGCATCAAAGAATTGCCCCCGGTAGCACCACCATTTATCTGGTATCCATATGCTGTTTCAAAGGAGTTCCCACAGGTAGCCACCGGTGGAAGAAACGCAATGGCCGGGCCCGTCTATTATACTGACATGTTCCCCGCCGCCACAAGATACCCTGACTACTACAATGGCAAACTTTTCATCTACGACTGGATCCGTGGTTGGATCAAAGCTGTGACCATGTACCCTAATGGCGACTATGAGAAAATGGAGCCTTTCATGGAGCACACCAAATTCAATTCACTCATTGATATGGAAGTAGGGCCTGACGGAAAATTCTACTTGCTTGAATATGGCAACGGCTGGTTCGCAAAAAATGCTGATGCTGCACTTTCCAGAGTGGACTTTAACGGCGGCAACAGAGCACCTTCGGTAGAGCAAATAGCTGTTAATAAGAGCTCGGGCACGCTGCCGCTGGAAGTAACTGTAACTGCAAAAGCCAGCGACCCTGAAAGAGACAAGCTTTCCTATACATGGGATTTTGGCAACGGAGAAACGAAGCAGACAACGGTTCCTGAAGTTACCTATACCTACTCTAAAATTGGCGACTATGCGATCACAGTTGAGGCGAGTGACCCGGCAAAACTGACAGCGAAGAGCAATTCAATTTCGGTTTATGCGGGCAATGCTGCCCCTGACGTAACAATTAGCGTGAAGGGCAACAAGTCATTCTATTTCCCCGGAAAAAATGTGGAGTATGCCGTAAGCGTGAGCGACAGTGACGACGCCTCGGAACCAGATATGGCAAGCCTGTTTGTTTCGGCAGATTACATTGAAAGCACCGACCAGGCAGAAGCCACACAAGGCCATCAGGTAATTTCCGAGAACATGATCGGAAAGAATATGATGAACTCCCTTGACTGTAAGGCCTGCCATAAAGAGGCTGAAAAATCGATTGGCCCAGCCTACGTGGATGTGGCGAAGCGATACAAAGACGATCCGGATGCCATTAACAAACTGGCTCAAAAAGTCATGAACGGTGGATCTGGCGTGTGGGGTGAAACTGCCATGGCAGCTCATCCTGGGCTTTCAGAAAGTGATGCGAAAACCATCATTTCATGGGTGCTTTCCCTTGCCGATGGTGGCAAGACAACCAAGTCACTTCCTGCAACCGGATCGCTGAAGCCTACGCTGGACAAAAAGCCAATGGACAATGGGTCATTGATCATTAGGGCCAGCTATACCGACAAGGGTGGTGCCAATATCAAACCTCTGGTTGGCTCATCTACTTTGAGACTGAGAAGCAGTAAATTGGATTTGACAAAGGCGAGTAAGCTTGACGGCTACACAACCATGTCATTCAATGGTATGAATCTGCTGCTATTGCCTAATGCGGCAGGATCATTCAGCCTTAGCAAAATAGACCTGACCAATGTTACCGGGGCCGACTTCATGACTGGTAGCCAGCAACCGATGGCCAAAGGCTATACGTTCGAAGTTCGCCTTGATGCTGTTGACGGCAAAAAAATCGGCGAAGCATCGTCGACATCAGGAACCTCATCTGCTGCTGGAATGAACGCCAGCATGTTCACTATCAATTTCGAACCAGTAACTGACGGAAAACTTCATGACTTGTATATCATAAGCAAGCCAAACGACGGAGAGGACGTAACTGGTGCAGTGGTTGGCATAACTTTAACCTCTAAATAG
- a CDS encoding purine-cytosine permease family protein translates to MTNQSKATPAAASEEYEREPVPASAQKGWTSFLGMYAGEHAAGTEFVIGPLFLTAGVSAFDLLIGLLLGNFMAVLSWRYLTAELAVKYRTTLYFHLEKISGRNLVIVYNLANGILFCFLAGSMITVSATAVGIPFNMDMPKLTDTMPNGITWVVIVVGLGVVISLIAAKGYNTVSKAANWMSPVIVLGFVAAGIVAANQLGVSSFSDFWNIWGEGTEPFPGQIKYTFWHVAIWSWFCNAAVHIGMSDLTVFRFAKKASSGWTTAAGMYVGHYMAWIAACLLYAVYLRAPETQAILASGEAPSVAPGPLAYNALGIFGVIVVILAGWTTANPTIYRAGLAFQAIMPKVSTFWVTILAGALATIAGLFPAFAMKLLDFVAVYGFILAPVGAIIVFEHFFAKNWGIQTFYAEKSGIGFNIAVFVAWVFSVGLFYFISVQKGVFLSFLTLPAWLLCGFLYLFISKLTQKKGL, encoded by the coding sequence ATGACGAATCAATCAAAGGCAACACCGGCTGCAGCTTCAGAGGAATACGAAAGAGAGCCAGTACCTGCATCGGCACAGAAGGGATGGACAAGCTTCCTGGGAATGTATGCCGGGGAGCATGCCGCAGGCACAGAGTTTGTCATCGGCCCTTTGTTTCTTACAGCTGGGGTTAGCGCTTTTGATTTGCTCATTGGCCTACTGCTGGGCAACTTCATGGCGGTGTTGAGCTGGCGTTATCTCACTGCTGAACTAGCGGTGAAATACCGCACCACGCTATATTTCCATTTGGAGAAAATAAGTGGAAGAAATCTGGTCATTGTCTACAACCTGGCCAACGGTATTCTGTTCTGCTTCCTGGCCGGCTCTATGATTACTGTGTCGGCCACCGCTGTTGGTATTCCTTTCAATATGGACATGCCCAAACTTACTGACACGATGCCAAATGGAATTACGTGGGTGGTGATCGTGGTAGGCCTGGGTGTCGTTATTTCTTTGATTGCTGCCAAAGGCTATAACACAGTATCCAAAGCAGCCAACTGGATGTCGCCGGTGATCGTGCTGGGTTTTGTGGCAGCGGGCATTGTGGCAGCCAATCAGCTTGGTGTAAGCTCTTTTTCAGACTTTTGGAATATTTGGGGAGAAGGCACTGAGCCTTTTCCTGGCCAAATCAAATACACATTCTGGCACGTAGCCATCTGGTCGTGGTTTTGCAACGCTGCCGTTCATATTGGTATGTCGGATCTTACAGTTTTCAGATTTGCGAAAAAGGCAAGTTCAGGCTGGACTACTGCGGCAGGAATGTACGTTGGTCACTACATGGCATGGATAGCCGCCTGCTTGCTTTATGCGGTGTATTTGAGAGCCCCTGAAACACAGGCCATTTTGGCTAGTGGCGAGGCGCCGTCGGTAGCGCCCGGGCCATTGGCGTACAATGCACTTGGGATTTTTGGCGTCATCGTGGTCATTCTTGCTGGCTGGACGACAGCTAACCCCACCATCTATAGAGCTGGACTGGCTTTCCAGGCAATCATGCCGAAGGTGTCAACTTTTTGGGTGACGATCCTGGCAGGCGCACTGGCAACAATTGCCGGTCTGTTTCCGGCGTTTGCCATGAAGCTGCTGGACTTTGTGGCAGTTTACGGATTTATACTAGCGCCGGTAGGAGCTATCATCGTGTTTGAACACTTCTTTGCTAAAAATTGGGGCATACAAACATTCTATGCTGAGAAATCAGGCATTGGCTTCAACATTGCAGTATTTGTTGCATGGGTATTTAGTGTCGGCTTGTTCTATTTTATATCTGTTCAAAAAGGCGTGTTTCTTAGCTTTTTGACACTTCCAGCATGGTTGCTCTGTGGCTTTCTTTATCTGTTCATAAGCAAACTTACACAGAAGAAAGGCCTGTGA
- a CDS encoding GntP family permease, protein MLTLLIILVALAFILIAITKFDIHPFLALFVGAIGYGLLSGMSPDLILKSITDGFGGVLGSIGLLILLGVMIGTFLEKTGGALVIAQKILSWIGEKSVMLAMMICGYILSIPVFGDSTFIMMNPISKSLSFKGKVPYAATTVALTLGATASHSLVPPTPGPIATAGILNADLGMVIFWGLIISITTLIPSYFFVKKFVMKIPLEPVFAASETEEKIGKHPSAIKSFLPIVIPLLLIVLASIAKYPTKPLGEGAVITVILFIGSPVIALLLGAFLSFALPEKFDKQVLSSTGWIGEALKIAAPVILITGAGGVFGKMLQNSGIADLVSTGLSGASWGIFLPFLIAFSLKTAQGSSTVAMITTASILAPLLSTLGLDSETMRVFAVLATGAGAIAISHANDSFFWAMTQLSGMTIKQGNQSHSLGTFIMSFTAIMMIYLITLFI, encoded by the coding sequence ATGCTTACACTACTAATTATTCTGGTGGCGCTGGCTTTCATACTGATTGCCATTACAAAGTTTGACATCCACCCCTTTCTTGCACTTTTTGTTGGTGCTATCGGCTACGGGCTTCTGTCCGGTATGTCGCCCGACCTCATCCTGAAATCCATCACCGATGGTTTTGGCGGAGTGCTCGGCAGCATTGGTTTATTGATCCTGCTAGGTGTAATGATTGGCACCTTCCTGGAAAAAACAGGCGGTGCCCTGGTGATTGCTCAAAAAATACTTTCGTGGATTGGAGAAAAGTCAGTTATGCTGGCCATGATGATTTGCGGCTATATCCTGTCAATACCAGTCTTCGGTGACAGCACGTTCATCATGATGAACCCAATAAGTAAGTCGCTCTCCTTTAAAGGGAAGGTACCTTACGCAGCCACAACCGTCGCCCTTACGTTAGGTGCAACGGCCAGTCACTCGCTGGTTCCGCCAACCCCCGGCCCGATAGCAACAGCTGGTATTCTGAATGCTGATTTAGGTATGGTTATTTTCTGGGGCCTGATTATCAGCATCACCACACTGATTCCAAGCTACTTTTTTGTGAAGAAGTTCGTGATGAAGATTCCATTGGAGCCGGTTTTTGCAGCCAGCGAAACCGAGGAGAAAATTGGCAAACACCCGTCGGCCATCAAGTCGTTTCTACCCATCGTCATTCCGTTACTGTTGATTGTATTGGCCTCTATAGCCAAGTATCCTACCAAGCCGCTGGGTGAAGGTGCAGTTATCACAGTGATATTATTTATAGGAAGCCCTGTGATTGCACTTCTGCTCGGAGCTTTCTTGTCTTTTGCGCTGCCGGAGAAGTTTGACAAGCAGGTCTTGTCCTCAACTGGCTGGATTGGTGAAGCGTTGAAGATCGCTGCACCGGTGATATTGATCACAGGTGCTGGCGGCGTATTTGGAAAGATGCTACAGAACTCAGGCATTGCCGACCTGGTGAGTACTGGATTGAGTGGAGCCAGCTGGGGGATTTTCCTGCCCTTCCTCATTGCCTTTTCTTTGAAAACGGCTCAAGGGTCTTCCACTGTGGCCATGATCACAACGGCCTCTATTCTAGCGCCATTGCTAAGCACTCTTGGTCTTGATTCGGAAACGATGCGGGTGTTTGCCGTGCTGGCTACAGGCGCTGGTGCCATCGCCATTTCCCACGCCAACGATAGCTTCTTCTGGGCCATGACGCAGCTTTCAGGCATGACTATTAAACAAGGGAATCAGTCGCACAGCCTGGGCACATTCATTATGTCGTTCACGGCCATTATGATGATCTACTTGATCACACTTTTCATTTAA
- a CDS encoding SDR family NAD(P)-dependent oxidoreductase: protein MTTEKLPGIKLFDLTGRTAIITGGSKGLGLAMAEGLASAGANIMLVNRTEKDGEEAAKTISSSYGVKAISFAADVTNQAQTEAMAKAAMDTFGRIDILINSAGINIRGPIDELSLADFNKVMEVNVNGTWLCNRAVTPYMKKAKRGSIINMASTLGLVGVPNRTPYASSKGAIVQMTRALALEFAPFNITVNAICPGPFLTEMNAPIAGTEDGKKFIIGATALERWGELKEIQGAAIFLASDAATYMVGSLVAVDGGWTAR, encoded by the coding sequence ATGACTACAGAAAAACTACCCGGCATTAAACTATTCGATCTTACAGGCAGAACCGCCATCATCACAGGAGGCTCCAAGGGCCTGGGGCTGGCCATGGCTGAAGGACTAGCCTCTGCTGGTGCCAATATCATGCTAGTGAACCGCACCGAAAAAGACGGCGAAGAAGCCGCAAAAACAATCAGCAGCTCCTACGGCGTCAAAGCCATTTCATTTGCTGCCGACGTGACTAACCAGGCGCAAACCGAAGCCATGGCTAAGGCGGCGATGGACACCTTTGGCCGCATCGATATATTGATCAACAGCGCCGGCATCAATATTCGTGGCCCCATCGACGAGCTTTCACTGGCCGACTTCAACAAAGTGATGGAGGTAAATGTAAATGGCACATGGCTTTGCAACAGAGCAGTAACTCCTTACATGAAAAAGGCGAAAAGAGGCAGCATCATCAACATGGCAAGTACACTTGGTCTGGTGGGGGTTCCAAACCGCACGCCGTATGCTTCAAGTAAAGGAGCTATTGTACAAATGACACGGGCTTTGGCGCTTGAGTTTGCCCCATTCAACATCACGGTAAATGCCATTTGCCCAGGGCCTTTCCTCACAGAAATGAACGCTCCCATTGCCGGCACAGAAGATGGCAAGAAATTCATTATCGGCGCCACGGCCCTTGAGCGCTGGGGTGAGTTGAAAGAAATCCAGGGAGCAGCGATTTTCCTTGCCAGCGATGCCGCCACCTATATGGTGGGCTCTTTGGTTGCTGTTGACGGCGGATGGACAGCCAGGTAG
- a CDS encoding sugar phosphate isomerase/epimerase family protein, translated as MKAYEKVLDQKSAGGPSRREFLQKAGVGALALSMPFPAMPVFLKDVPMGVVVHSYAARWNSKTDSKKYPPMTDAIQLMEHCASIGAGGVQTVVRGWTSDFAKKARDRREKLGLYLEGSIGLPKKAEDVADFEKEVIASKEAGVSILRTVCLGTRRYESLHSQSDFDEYTKNSLAWVRLAEPIVRKHKMKLAIENHKDWMAPELVDFVKTIGSEWVGVTVDFGNSIALMEDPMNVVETLAPYAFSTHVKDMGVMEYEKGFLLSEVPLGTGICDLKKMVDVCKKHNPNIRFNLEMITRDPLEIPCLTDEYWNVFEGVSGKYLANTLSMVKEKTSQTPLPTVAGLTAEQRLAFEEENNLSCLKYSASNLNIR; from the coding sequence ATGAAAGCTTATGAAAAAGTTTTAGATCAAAAATCCGCTGGAGGGCCCTCCAGAAGGGAATTTCTCCAAAAAGCCGGCGTTGGCGCTCTGGCATTAAGCATGCCCTTTCCAGCTATGCCAGTCTTTCTAAAAGATGTTCCCATGGGCGTCGTGGTTCATTCTTACGCAGCCCGGTGGAACTCTAAAACAGACAGCAAGAAGTATCCACCTATGACTGATGCTATTCAGCTCATGGAGCACTGTGCCAGCATAGGAGCCGGCGGCGTGCAAACAGTAGTGCGTGGTTGGACATCCGACTTTGCTAAAAAGGCCAGAGACAGAAGAGAAAAGCTTGGGCTCTACCTGGAAGGATCAATTGGCCTGCCCAAGAAAGCAGAGGATGTAGCTGACTTTGAAAAAGAGGTGATCGCTTCAAAAGAAGCTGGAGTGAGTATTTTAAGAACTGTGTGCCTGGGCACAAGGAGGTACGAAAGTCTCCACTCGCAAAGTGACTTTGACGAATACACAAAAAATTCTCTTGCCTGGGTCAGGTTGGCCGAACCGATAGTTCGCAAGCATAAAATGAAGCTGGCTATCGAAAACCATAAGGACTGGATGGCTCCGGAGCTGGTCGACTTCGTCAAAACCATTGGGAGCGAATGGGTAGGTGTAACCGTCGACTTTGGCAATAGCATAGCGCTGATGGAAGACCCGATGAATGTAGTGGAAACACTGGCACCTTACGCTTTCTCCACCCACGTGAAAGACATGGGCGTGATGGAATACGAAAAAGGATTTCTGCTTTCTGAAGTACCTCTCGGTACCGGCATCTGCGATTTGAAGAAAATGGTGGATGTTTGCAAAAAGCATAATCCCAACATCAGGTTCAACCTGGAAATGATCACCAGAGACCCTCTGGAAATCCCATGCCTGACTGACGAGTACTGGAATGTTTTTGAAGGGGTTTCGGGCAAGTACCTGGCAAACACTTTGAGCATGGTGAAAGAAAAGACTTCGCAAACACCTCTACCAACGGTGGCTGGCCTCACAGCTGAACAGAGGCTTGCATTTGAAGAAGAAAACAACCTGTCCTGCCTGAAATACAGTGCAAGCAATTTGAATATTAGATAG
- a CDS encoding DUF7133 domain-containing protein gives MRKFCDTTPLARLFPFAISLYFLAACSSTNKPANKDDSSVKTPEEELATFQLEPGLTIQLVASEPMVQEPVFAVFDEDGKLWVAEMRGYMVDIEGHDETSRLGRISILEDTDGDGTMDKSTVYLDSLVLPRSIGLIKGGALVSENKALWITQDTDGDFKADTKILLDSTYSSNGLVEHSDNGLLLNTDNWYYSVKSRLRYRLVNDEWVRDSTEFRGQWGVSHDDEGRLFYNYNWSQLHGDLVPPNYLSRNKNHKPSTGIDHGLTIDRRVYPIRATPAVNRGYIPGTLDENEKLIEFTAACSPLVLRSTLFPSEYYGNAFVCEPAGNLVKRNVVTESGVILSANDPHPGTEFLASTDERFRPVNTLAGPDGALYIVDMYHGIIQDGKYATPYLKEKTLERHLDQPIHMGRIWRIVPEGGQPVKNQKLSSASSTELIGLLSHPDGWQRDMAQRLLVERGDLSVVAGLIGVAKNAKTNLARFHALWTLEGLGQTDTDLLLSLLSDKSPLIQSTALRILEPIAKKNPEVQTKLEASLLSGSQTVDIKQVLQIALSAGVLTPNATQQVLEEIVAAHSDSPLIRDAVMSSLEDQEFAFLQRLWKSPSWENPSQPKEIFLEMLTTSVVNKRDSKELAALLAMLNVKEAAFGWKEKTVLTGLAIQQSSTNKAGPIQLASAPTILTKPQVNVDPARLASLNAMFEWPGHKVETVTQAAGNTLTELEREAFALGRQNYLTTCAGCHGTDGAGISRFAPPLAGSDWVTGSDKRLALIILHGIEGSIEVAGKTYNTPEILPVMPAHSTLDDRSIATILTYIRNEWGNSASAISGRFVGGTRVTSQGRVVPWTAAELNTHIETLEQEEAKTKAQ, from the coding sequence TTGAGAAAGTTTTGCGATACAACGCCTTTGGCTCGTTTGTTCCCTTTTGCCATTTCACTCTATTTCCTCGCAGCTTGTTCCAGCACAAACAAGCCCGCCAACAAAGACGATTCATCAGTAAAAACACCAGAAGAAGAGCTGGCCACCTTCCAGCTGGAGCCTGGCCTGACAATCCAACTGGTAGCCAGCGAACCCATGGTTCAGGAGCCCGTATTTGCGGTATTCGACGAAGACGGCAAGCTTTGGGTGGCTGAAATGCGTGGCTATATGGTTGACATCGAAGGCCACGATGAGACCAGCCGCCTGGGGAGGATATCCATCCTCGAAGACACTGATGGCGACGGCACCATGGACAAAAGCACCGTATACCTCGATAGCCTCGTGCTGCCAAGGTCCATAGGGCTGATAAAAGGTGGAGCACTGGTTTCTGAAAATAAAGCGCTTTGGATTACCCAGGACACGGACGGCGACTTCAAAGCAGACACGAAAATCCTACTCGACTCCACCTATTCCAGTAACGGTCTGGTGGAGCACTCAGACAACGGGCTTTTGCTCAACACAGACAACTGGTACTACAGCGTCAAATCAAGACTTCGGTACCGTTTGGTAAACGACGAGTGGGTAAGGGACAGCACCGAATTCCGGGGGCAGTGGGGCGTCAGCCATGACGACGAGGGCCGACTCTTTTATAACTACAATTGGTCGCAGCTTCATGGCGACCTTGTGCCACCCAACTACCTAAGCCGAAACAAAAACCATAAGCCATCAACTGGTATAGACCACGGCCTAACTATCGACCGCAGGGTATACCCCATCCGTGCAACACCCGCAGTGAACAGGGGCTATATCCCAGGCACTCTCGATGAAAACGAAAAATTAATTGAGTTTACGGCTGCATGCTCACCATTGGTGCTGAGAAGTACTCTTTTCCCCTCTGAATACTATGGCAATGCATTTGTGTGTGAGCCTGCCGGCAACCTGGTGAAGCGAAATGTGGTCACAGAAAGCGGCGTCATATTAAGCGCAAACGACCCCCATCCGGGCACAGAGTTCCTGGCATCGACTGACGAAAGATTCAGACCAGTAAATACCCTGGCAGGCCCCGATGGCGCATTGTACATTGTCGATATGTATCACGGCATTATTCAGGATGGAAAATATGCCACACCTTATTTAAAAGAAAAAACATTGGAGCGCCACCTGGATCAGCCCATCCATATGGGGCGCATTTGGCGCATTGTTCCTGAAGGCGGGCAGCCAGTCAAAAACCAAAAGCTGTCTTCCGCATCATCCACAGAGCTTATTGGCTTGCTTTCTCATCCTGATGGCTGGCAAAGAGACATGGCGCAACGGCTGCTAGTGGAAAGAGGCGACCTATCAGTAGTGGCAGGTCTTATTGGCGTTGCAAAAAATGCAAAGACCAACCTGGCTCGCTTCCATGCCCTGTGGACGCTGGAAGGTCTCGGCCAAACCGACACTGATTTACTTCTTAGTCTATTATCTGATAAAAGCCCACTGATTCAATCAACCGCACTGCGAATTCTCGAGCCTATTGCCAAGAAAAACCCTGAGGTTCAAACGAAGCTTGAGGCCTCCTTACTCAGCGGCAGCCAAACTGTAGACATTAAGCAGGTGTTGCAAATAGCGCTCAGTGCCGGCGTTCTTACGCCAAATGCCACTCAGCAAGTTTTGGAAGAAATAGTAGCAGCGCATTCCGATTCGCCATTGATACGTGATGCAGTAATGAGCAGCCTGGAGGATCAGGAATTCGCCTTTCTGCAGCGGCTTTGGAAATCTCCCTCCTGGGAAAACCCTTCTCAGCCGAAGGAGATTTTTCTTGAAATGCTTACGACCTCCGTTGTAAACAAAAGAGATTCAAAAGAGCTTGCTGCACTCCTCGCAATGCTGAATGTGAAAGAAGCTGCATTTGGTTGGAAGGAAAAAACAGTGCTGACAGGCCTTGCCATACAACAAAGCAGCACAAACAAAGCAGGCCCTATTCAGCTGGCTTCTGCCCCCACCATTCTCACGAAACCGCAGGTGAATGTTGATCCGGCAAGGCTTGCGTCACTCAATGCGATGTTTGAGTGGCCGGGTCATAAGGTGGAAACCGTTACTCAGGCTGCCGGAAACACGCTGACGGAGCTGGAGCGAGAAGCATTTGCCCTCGGTCGGCAAAATTACCTTACCACCTGCGCCGGTTGCCATGGCACCGACGGTGCCGGAATAAGCCGGTTTGCTCCGCCTCTTGCTGGCTCCGATTGGGTAACCGGTAGTGACAAACGCCTGGCATTGATTATATTACATGGAATTGAGGGATCCATTGAGGTAGCTGGAAAAACATACAACACGCCTGAGATACTTCCTGTGATGCCCGCACATTCGACCCTGGACGACAGAAGCATTGCGACTATTTTGACCTATATTAGAAATGAGTGGGGCAATAGCGCCAGTGCCATCAGTGGCCGCTTTGTGGGAGGAACGAGAGTGACTTCACAGGGCCGTGTAGTTCCGTGGACGGCTGCTGAGCTAAATACCCATATAGAAACACTCGAACAGGAAGAAGCAAAAACAAAAGCTCAATAA